A single region of the Pseudomonas sp. B21-023 genome encodes:
- the asd gene encoding archaetidylserine decarboxylase (Phosphatidylserine decarboxylase is synthesized as a single chain precursor. Generation of the pyruvoyl active site from a Ser is coupled to cleavage of a Gly-Ser bond between the larger (beta) and smaller (alpha chains). It is an integral membrane protein.) — translation MKSRLFIISQYLLPHHLLSRLAGCVAECRARWFKNAFTAWFAKRYQVNMSEALVEDLSAYEHFNAFFTRALKPGARPLDETPGAILCPADGAVSQLGPIEHGRIFQAKGHGYSALELLGGDPALAAPFMGGEFATIYLSPKDYHRVHMPLAGTLREMVYVPGRLFSVNQTTAENVPELFARNERVVCLFDTERGPMAVVLVGAMIVASIETVWAGLVTPPKRELKTFRYDDASRAPIHLEKGAELGRFKLGSTAIVLFGPEQVKWAESLGAGSAVRMGELLAQPAQA, via the coding sequence ATGAAATCCCGCTTGTTCATCATCAGCCAGTACCTGCTGCCGCACCACCTGCTGTCGCGGCTGGCCGGCTGCGTCGCCGAGTGCCGCGCACGCTGGTTCAAGAACGCCTTCACCGCCTGGTTCGCCAAGCGCTACCAGGTGAACATGTCCGAGGCACTGGTCGAAGACCTCAGCGCCTACGAGCACTTCAACGCCTTCTTCACTCGCGCCCTCAAGCCCGGCGCCCGTCCGCTGGACGAGACCCCCGGCGCGATCCTCTGCCCGGCCGACGGCGCGGTCAGCCAGCTCGGCCCGATCGAGCACGGCCGCATCTTCCAGGCCAAGGGCCACGGCTACAGCGCCCTGGAGCTGCTCGGCGGCGACCCGGCCCTGGCCGCGCCGTTCATGGGCGGCGAGTTCGCCACCATCTACCTTTCGCCCAAGGACTACCACCGCGTGCACATGCCGCTGGCCGGCACCCTGCGCGAAATGGTCTATGTGCCGGGCCGGCTGTTCTCGGTCAACCAGACCACCGCGGAGAACGTACCGGAGCTGTTCGCACGTAACGAGCGCGTGGTCTGCCTGTTCGACACCGAGCGCGGCCCGATGGCCGTGGTGCTGGTCGGCGCGATGATCGTCGCCTCGATCGAGACTGTCTGGGCCGGCCTGGTCACGCCGCCGAAGCGCGAGCTGAAGACCTTCCGCTATGACGACGCCAGCCGTGCGCCGATCCATCTGGAGAAAGGCGCCGAACTGGGCCGCTTCAAGCTGGGCTCCACCGCCATCGTGCTGTTTGGGCCTGAGCAGGTGAAGTGGGCCGAGAGCCTCGGTGCCGGCTCCGCCGTGCGCATGGGTGAGCTACTGGCGCAGCCGGCCCAGGCCTGA
- a CDS encoding membrane integrity-associated transporter subunit PqiC has protein sequence MKFLRLPFALLMTGLLGLSGCSMHQPVALYQLDSGDPGQPTQAAGMAVVLGPVSVADYLQRETFLQRQTDGSLTAATDGRWAGSLSSDIDQLLVRQLAWRLDSQRVVLAPASAGFTPDVQVLLSITRLDSGKNQPAILDAQWRVLDRRGQVRDNRIVHLEQPHAGSESAQVQAQGQLLQKLVEQLSTTVKPLANQPAIAEEAPRKPAAPVQVKKEPEKPKIPMASPIRTDMEVFRF, from the coding sequence ATGAAATTTCTGCGCCTTCCATTTGCGCTGCTGATGACTGGCCTGTTGGGCCTGAGCGGGTGCAGCATGCACCAGCCGGTTGCCCTGTACCAGCTCGACAGCGGTGATCCCGGCCAGCCGACCCAGGCTGCGGGCATGGCGGTGGTGCTTGGCCCGGTATCGGTGGCCGACTACCTGCAACGCGAAACCTTTTTGCAGCGTCAGACCGATGGTAGCCTGACCGCGGCGACCGACGGTCGCTGGGCTGGCAGCCTTTCGTCGGATATCGACCAGTTGCTGGTACGCCAGCTGGCCTGGCGCCTGGACAGCCAACGCGTGGTGCTGGCGCCGGCAAGTGCCGGCTTCACGCCGGACGTGCAGGTGTTGCTGTCAATCACCCGCCTGGACTCGGGCAAGAACCAGCCGGCGATCCTCGATGCGCAGTGGCGCGTGCTGGATCGCCGTGGCCAGGTGCGTGACAACCGTATCGTCCACCTCGAGCAACCCCATGCGGGTAGCGAGTCGGCGCAGGTGCAAGCCCAGGGGCAGCTGCTGCAGAAGCTGGTCGAACAGCTGAGCACCACGGTCAAGCCACTGGCCAACCAGCCGGCCATCGCCGAGGAAGCGCCACGCAAGCCGGCCGCGCCGGTGCAGGTGAAGAAAGAGCCGGAGAAACCGAAGATTCCGATGGCTTCACCGATTCGTACCGATATGGAAGTGTTCCGCTTCTGA
- the serB gene encoding phosphoserine phosphatase SerB, whose protein sequence is MREIVLINITGEDRPGLTAAITGVLLQGGVNILDIGLAVMHGTLSFGILVDIPDNEVATALLQSVQAKAHELNLQARYTPISEADYQHWADSQGEARHIVTLLSRRVTPQQLQRVSAIISQYGLTIERIERLSARVALDVQTEKGKSALEISVRGEASDAQALRADFFALSEELNIDIAFQRDDLFRRNRRLAVFDMDSTLIEAEVIDELAKAAGVGEQVAAITERAMRGELDFRASFKERMALLKGLDVGVLDQIGASLRLTEGAEHLFAELKRLGYKTAILSGGFSYFAKQVQARLGIDYVFANELEVVDGKVTGVAVEPIVDAQRKADLLQQLASEEGLQLEQTIAVGDGANDLPMLSLAGLGVAFRAKPLVRQSAKQAISTLGLDGVLYLLGVRDREARG, encoded by the coding sequence TTGCGCGAAATCGTCCTGATCAACATCACTGGTGAAGACCGTCCAGGTCTTACCGCGGCCATCACCGGCGTCCTGCTCCAGGGCGGTGTGAACATTCTCGACATCGGTCTTGCGGTCATGCACGGCACGCTGTCGTTCGGCATCCTGGTCGACATTCCCGACAATGAGGTGGCCACCGCGCTGCTGCAGAGCGTACAGGCCAAGGCCCATGAGCTGAACCTGCAGGCGCGCTACACGCCGATCTCCGAGGCCGACTACCAGCACTGGGCCGACAGCCAGGGCGAGGCCCGCCACATCGTCACCCTGCTCAGCCGCCGGGTCACTCCCCAGCAGTTGCAGCGGGTCAGCGCCATCATCAGCCAGTACGGCCTGACCATCGAGCGCATCGAGCGCCTGTCGGCCCGCGTGGCGCTGGATGTCCAGACCGAGAAGGGCAAATCCGCGCTGGAAATCTCCGTGCGTGGCGAAGCCAGCGATGCCCAGGCCTTGCGCGCCGACTTCTTCGCCCTGTCCGAAGAGCTGAACATCGACATCGCCTTCCAGCGCGACGACCTGTTCCGCCGCAACCGGCGCCTGGCGGTGTTCGACATGGATTCGACGCTGATCGAGGCCGAAGTCATCGACGAGCTGGCCAAGGCTGCCGGTGTCGGTGAGCAGGTGGCGGCGATCACCGAGCGCGCGATGCGTGGCGAGCTGGATTTCCGGGCCAGCTTCAAAGAGCGCATGGCGCTGCTCAAGGGCCTGGACGTGGGCGTACTGGACCAGATTGGCGCCTCGCTGCGCCTGACCGAGGGCGCCGAGCACCTGTTCGCCGAGCTCAAGCGCCTGGGCTACAAGACTGCGATCCTTTCCGGCGGCTTCTCCTACTTCGCCAAGCAGGTGCAGGCGCGCCTTGGTATCGACTACGTATTCGCCAACGAGCTTGAAGTGGTGGATGGCAAGGTCACCGGAGTGGCCGTCGAGCCGATCGTCGATGCCCAGCGCAAGGCCGATCTCTTGCAGCAACTGGCCAGTGAAGAGGGCCTGCAGCTCGAGCAGACCATTGCCGTCGGCGATGGCGCCAACGACCTGCCGATGCTGTCCCTGGCCGGCCTGGGTGTGGCGTTCCGCGCCAAGCCGCTGGTGCGTCAGTCGGCCAAGCAGGCGATCTCGACCCTGGGTCTGGATGGTGTGCTGTACCTGCTCGGCGTACGCGATCGCGAAGCACGCGGTTGA
- the motB gene encoding flagellar motor protein MotB → MENNQPIIVKRVKRFGDGHHGGAWKIAFADFATAMMAFFLVLWLLSTATPEQKIAIAGYFKDPIGFSESGTPYIIDLGGSPELAPEKTINPEVKSEPTPDTSLQLDKDQVETMAEQVERERLELLLQELQNKVEENPQLQKFKDQILFEITQDGLRIQIMDAENRPMFDLGSARLQPYFEDILLAMADTIKAVPNKISISGHTDAKPYSGTGDFGNWELSANRANAARRALVAGGYPDEQVARVVGYASSSLFDRANPFNPVNRRIDIIVLTKKAQRDIEGEQGKPEAAPPAADTPPASAAPGAAATPGDTPMQPRELRQKLNIFEDGVLKMDEAKDQ, encoded by the coding sequence ATGGAGAACAATCAGCCCATCATCGTCAAGCGCGTCAAGCGCTTTGGCGACGGCCATCACGGCGGCGCCTGGAAAATCGCCTTCGCCGACTTCGCCACGGCGATGATGGCGTTCTTCCTGGTGCTGTGGTTGCTGTCGACCGCCACGCCTGAGCAGAAGATCGCAATCGCCGGTTACTTCAAGGACCCGATCGGTTTCTCCGAAAGCGGTACGCCCTACATCATCGATCTGGGTGGCTCGCCAGAACTGGCACCGGAAAAGACCATCAACCCGGAAGTGAAGTCCGAGCCGACGCCGGATACCAGCCTGCAACTGGACAAGGATCAGGTCGAGACCATGGCCGAGCAGGTCGAGCGTGAGCGCCTCGAGCTGCTGCTGCAGGAGCTGCAGAACAAGGTCGAGGAAAACCCGCAGCTGCAGAAGTTCAAGGACCAGATCCTGTTCGAGATCACCCAGGACGGCCTGCGCATCCAGATCATGGATGCCGAGAACCGGCCGATGTTCGACCTGGGCAGCGCACGCCTGCAGCCGTACTTCGAAGACATCCTGCTGGCCATGGCCGACACCATCAAGGCGGTGCCGAACAAGATCAGCATCAGTGGCCATACCGATGCCAAGCCGTACTCCGGTACTGGCGATTTCGGTAACTGGGAGCTGTCGGCCAACCGCGCAAATGCGGCGCGTCGTGCATTGGTCGCTGGAGGCTATCCGGATGAGCAGGTGGCCCGCGTGGTCGGTTATGCTTCGTCGTCGCTGTTCGACCGTGCCAACCCGTTCAACCCGGTCAACCGCCGTATCGACATCATCGTCCTCACCAAGAAGGCGCAGCGCGATATCGAGGGTGAACAGGGCAAGCCGGAGGCTGCGCCGCCTGCCGCTGACACACCGCCTGCGAGCGCAGCGCCAGGTGCGGCCGCGACACCGGGCGATACGCCGATGCAGCCGCGTGAGCTGCGCCAGAAGCTGAACATCTTCGAAGATGGCGTATTGAAGATGGACGAGGCCAAAGACCAGTAA
- the rsgA gene encoding small ribosomal subunit biogenesis GTPase RsgA: MAKRQLNRRQNWRIEKIQGERAARAAKREQHVLQELEGGDLGPEQLGLVIAHFGVQVEVEAQDGEVAGQVFRCHLRANLPALVTGDRVVWRAGNQGIGVIVAQMPRSTELCRPNNHGQLKPVAANVDLIVIVFAPAPEPHPNLIDRYLVAAEHAGIRPLLLLNKADLINDENAPTLNAMLEVYRGLGYPLLEVSAHQGDGMQRLQQTLDGHISVFVGQSGVGKSSLVNSLLPDAGTRVGDLSEWSGQGTHTTTTARLYHFPNGGDLIDSPGIREFGLGHVSRADVEDGFIEFRELIGNCRFRDCKHDREPGCALLKALEDGSVTQQRMNSYRSIIASLPEDTY; this comes from the coding sequence ATGGCCAAACGCCAGCTCAACCGCCGCCAGAACTGGCGCATCGAAAAGATCCAGGGTGAGCGCGCCGCCCGCGCCGCCAAACGCGAGCAGCACGTGCTGCAGGAACTGGAAGGCGGCGACCTGGGGCCAGAGCAACTGGGCCTGGTGATTGCCCACTTCGGCGTGCAGGTCGAGGTCGAGGCCCAGGACGGCGAGGTTGCGGGCCAGGTGTTCCGCTGCCACCTGCGGGCCAACCTGCCGGCGCTGGTGACCGGCGACCGTGTGGTCTGGCGCGCCGGCAATCAGGGCATCGGCGTGATCGTCGCGCAAATGCCGCGCAGCACCGAGCTGTGCCGGCCGAACAACCATGGCCAGCTCAAGCCGGTGGCGGCCAACGTCGACCTGATCGTCATTGTCTTCGCCCCTGCGCCCGAACCGCATCCCAACCTGATCGACCGTTACCTGGTCGCCGCCGAGCATGCCGGCATCCGCCCGCTGCTGCTGCTGAACAAGGCCGATCTGATCAACGACGAGAACGCCCCGACTCTCAACGCCATGCTCGAGGTCTACCGCGGCCTGGGTTACCCGCTGCTGGAGGTTTCCGCGCACCAGGGCGATGGCATGCAGCGCCTGCAGCAGACACTAGACGGCCATATCAGCGTGTTCGTCGGCCAGTCGGGCGTGGGCAAGTCCTCGCTGGTCAACAGCCTGCTGCCTGATGCAGGCACCCGTGTCGGCGACCTGTCGGAATGGTCCGGCCAGGGCACTCACACCACCACCACCGCGCGCCTCTATCACTTCCCCAATGGCGGCGACCTGATCGACTCGCCGGGCATCCGCGAATTCGGTCTGGGCCATGTCAGCCGTGCTGATGTCGAAGATGGCTTCATCGAATTCCGCGAACTGATCGGCAACTGCCGCTTCCGCGACTGCAAGCATGACCGCGAACCTGGCTGTGCGCTGCTCAAGGCCCTGGAGGACGGCAGCGTTACTCAACAACGAATGAACAGCTACCGTTCGATCATCGCCAGCTTGCCGGAAGACACCTATTGA
- the rhdA gene encoding thiosulfate sulfurtransferase, with amino-acid sequence MTDFSGLPLVIEAEDLLPRLESPQLILVDLTSANRYGSGHIPGARFVDPKRTQLGQPPAPGLLPARADLEKLFAELGHRDDAVYVVYDDEGGGWAGRFIWLLDVIGHQRYHYLNGGIQAWPADKLSTEVPASMGGAVNLRLHPEPTATREYLQSRLGAADLVIWDARGPLEYSGEKVLAAKGGHIPGAINFEWTAGMDLNDHLRIREDIAEVLQNLGITPDKEVITHCQTHHRSGFTYLVAKALGYPRVKGYAGSWGEWGNHPDTPVEV; translated from the coding sequence ATGACTGACTTTTCCGGCTTGCCCCTGGTGATCGAAGCCGAGGACCTGCTGCCGCGCCTGGAATCGCCGCAACTGATCCTGGTCGACCTGACCAGCGCCAACCGCTATGGCAGCGGCCACATCCCCGGGGCGCGCTTCGTCGATCCCAAGCGCACCCAGCTGGGACAGCCGCCTGCACCCGGCCTGCTGCCGGCACGCGCCGACCTGGAAAAGCTGTTCGCCGAACTCGGTCATCGCGACGATGCGGTCTATGTGGTCTACGACGACGAAGGCGGCGGCTGGGCCGGCCGTTTCATTTGGCTGCTCGACGTGATTGGCCACCAGCGCTATCACTACCTGAACGGCGGCATACAGGCCTGGCCGGCGGACAAACTGTCCACCGAGGTGCCCGCCAGCATGGGCGGCGCGGTGAACCTGCGCCTGCACCCGGAGCCCACCGCCACCCGCGAATACCTGCAAAGCCGCCTGGGCGCCGCCGACCTGGTCATCTGGGACGCGCGCGGGCCACTGGAATATAGCGGCGAGAAAGTGCTGGCTGCCAAAGGCGGGCATATTCCCGGCGCGATCAACTTCGAGTGGACCGCCGGCATGGACCTCAACGACCACCTGCGCATCCGCGAGGATATCGCCGAAGTCCTGCAAAACCTGGGCATCACCCCCGACAAGGAAGTGATCACCCATTGCCAGACCCACCACCGCTCCGGCTTCACCTACCTCGTGGCCAAGGCCCTCGGCTATCCACGGGTGAAGGGCTATGCCGGTTCCTGGGGCGAATGGGGCAACCACCCCGACACGCCCGTCGAAGTTTAA
- a CDS encoding molecular chaperone Tir, whose translation MPVFISYHQNERLDAFILNEWLLLEGIPTQLVPFDSEGQTHDDLHGSFCQHMADATHWIGVLCEAHAEGWWTAWLLGAAAMAHRRVTFYHAGSTDLPQRLGKWPVMREREHIDLFVRAYHDEQTFGRAMASPAGGGAVSDRDNADFFHADLKAKIRRGF comes from the coding sequence ATGCCGGTATTCATCAGTTACCACCAGAACGAACGGCTCGATGCCTTCATCCTGAACGAGTGGCTGCTACTAGAAGGCATTCCCACCCAACTCGTCCCCTTCGACAGTGAAGGGCAGACCCACGACGACCTGCATGGCAGCTTTTGCCAACACATGGCCGATGCCACTCACTGGATCGGAGTGCTCTGCGAGGCCCATGCCGAAGGCTGGTGGACGGCCTGGCTACTGGGCGCTGCGGCCATGGCGCATCGGCGGGTGACTTTCTACCATGCTGGCTCGACTGACCTGCCGCAGCGCTTGGGCAAGTGGCCAGTAATGCGGGAACGAGAGCATATCGACCTGTTCGTGCGCGCCTATCATGACGAACAGACCTTTGGCCGGGCCATGGCTTCGCCGGCCGGGGGCGGCGCAGTGTCGGACAGGGACAATGCGGATTTCTTCCATGCCGATCTCAAGGCCAAGATCAGGCGGGGGTTCTGA
- the motA gene encoding flagellar motor stator protein MotA yields MAKIIGIIVVFASVLGGYVLSHGKIAALIQPFEVLIIGGAAFGAFLQANPGYMTMHVIKKSLKMFGTRFTHTFYLEVLGLVYEILNKSRREGMMAIEGDIEDAAASPIFAKYPAVLGDERMTAFICDYLRIMSTGNMAPHELEGLFDMELLSMKEELEHPSHAVTGIADGMPGFGIVAAVLGIVVTMASLGDGDQKSIGLHVGAALVGTFFGILAAYGFFGPLANALRHDAKEELNVYEAIKASLVASASGMPPSLAVEFGRKVLYPAHRPSFAELEQAVRGR; encoded by the coding sequence ATGGCTAAAATTATCGGCATCATCGTCGTATTCGCGAGCGTGCTCGGCGGCTACGTGCTTTCCCACGGCAAGATCGCGGCACTGATCCAGCCGTTCGAAGTGCTGATCATCGGCGGCGCGGCCTTTGGTGCGTTCCTCCAGGCCAACCCTGGTTACATGACCATGCATGTGATCAAGAAGTCGCTGAAGATGTTCGGCACCCGTTTTACCCACACCTTCTACCTGGAAGTGTTGGGCCTGGTGTACGAGATCCTCAACAAGAGCCGTCGTGAAGGCATGATGGCGATCGAAGGCGACATCGAGGACGCCGCGGCCAGCCCGATCTTCGCCAAGTACCCGGCGGTGCTGGGTGATGAGCGCATGACCGCGTTCATCTGCGATTACCTGCGGATCATGTCCACCGGCAACATGGCGCCCCACGAGCTCGAAGGCCTGTTCGACATGGAGCTGCTGAGCATGAAGGAAGAGCTCGAGCACCCGTCCCACGCAGTGACCGGGATCGCCGACGGCATGCCCGGCTTCGGTATCGTCGCGGCGGTACTGGGTATCGTGGTGACCATGGCCTCGCTGGGTGACGGTGACCAGAAGTCCATCGGCCTGCACGTCGGTGCGGCGTTGGTCGGTACCTTCTTCGGTATTCTTGCTGCCTACGGCTTCTTCGGCCCGTTGGCCAATGCCCTGCGCCATGATGCCAAGGAAGAGTTGAACGTCTACGAGGCGATCAAGGCCTCGCTGGTGGCCTCGGCTTCCGGCATGCCGCCGTCGCTGGCGGTCGAGTTCGGTCGCAAGGTGCTGTACCCGGCGCACCGCCCGAGCTTCGCCGAGCTGGAACAAGCAGTACGCGGTCGCTAA
- a CDS encoding histidine kinase has translation MNRPTPVKPDNFFLMIYRALSQRRIPLALRIASHNIFLVALALVIYACVMGLQFKQAMHEQADAVGQSLTTQTATSATELLVSNDILSLNVLLGNLVKNPLVAHAAIYSVDNRILAEAGQRPRNSLLGETEGVYQTKITFQDVTAGQLRISLDMSQFQQPMLISLQSMGILAAILLALALTLSLRLGRFISTPLLQLRVWLRDPHPYTPGIDRQDEIGDLARQLHARLAPPPPPEPEEEDEEDDFDEVPAPKAAPRTKVAAQAPEHDDDDDAFADLLDEQSAAAKPVIVESDEPQHSAVLAVQLGSQEQLRRLPRTRLTELLERYRDCLDQAASLYEGEVHTLNDGSTLLLFHSRDSGEDYLTNAICCGELLRALGHALQIEVADSGITLQLQLGLVLADDLQGMDQVDLLMTEQAQDALALSQHSRNLLLVERRISDDTLVRQRARIRPIASPEGACCVERLMEPYPSMLERQLARMHERRA, from the coding sequence GTGAACCGGCCCACGCCCGTAAAACCCGATAACTTCTTCCTGATGATCTACCGAGCCCTCAGCCAGCGCCGAATCCCCCTGGCCCTGCGCATTGCCAGCCATAACATCTTCCTGGTGGCCCTGGCCCTGGTGATCTATGCCTGCGTGATGGGTTTGCAGTTCAAGCAGGCCATGCACGAGCAGGCCGATGCCGTTGGCCAGAGCCTGACCACGCAAACGGCCACATCGGCCACCGAGCTGCTGGTGTCCAACGACATCCTCAGCCTCAACGTGCTGCTCGGCAACCTGGTGAAGAACCCGCTGGTGGCCCATGCCGCCATCTACAGCGTGGACAACCGCATCCTCGCCGAGGCCGGCCAGCGCCCACGCAATAGTTTGCTGGGCGAAACCGAAGGGGTCTACCAGACCAAGATCACCTTCCAGGACGTGACCGCCGGCCAGTTGCGCATCAGCCTGGACATGAGCCAGTTCCAGCAACCGATGCTGATCAGCCTGCAGAGCATGGGCATCCTTGCCGCGATCCTGTTGGCCCTGGCACTGACCCTCAGCCTGCGTCTGGGCCGTTTCATCTCCACCCCACTGCTGCAACTGCGCGTCTGGTTGCGTGATCCGCACCCCTACACGCCGGGCATCGACCGCCAGGACGAGATCGGTGACCTGGCCCGCCAGCTGCACGCCCGCCTTGCCCCGCCGCCGCCACCGGAGCCGGAAGAAGAGGACGAGGAAGACGATTTCGATGAGGTGCCCGCCCCCAAGGCCGCGCCACGCACGAAAGTCGCGGCACAGGCACCCGAGCACGACGATGACGATGACGCCTTCGCCGATCTGCTGGATGAGCAAAGCGCCGCGGCCAAACCCGTTATCGTCGAGTCCGACGAACCGCAGCACAGTGCCGTGCTGGCCGTGCAACTGGGCTCCCAGGAGCAACTGCGCCGCCTGCCGCGCACCCGCCTGACCGAATTGCTGGAACGCTACCGCGACTGCCTGGACCAAGCCGCGTCTCTGTACGAAGGAGAAGTCCACACCCTGAACGATGGCAGCACCCTGCTGCTGTTCCACAGCCGTGACAGCGGCGAGGACTACCTGACCAATGCCATCTGCTGTGGCGAGCTGCTGCGCGCCCTGGGCCACGCCCTGCAGATCGAGGTGGCCGACAGCGGTATCACCTTGCAACTGCAGCTGGGCCTGGTGCTGGCCGACGACCTGCAAGGCATGGATCAGGTCGACTTGCTGATGACCGAACAGGCCCAAGACGCCCTGGCCCTGTCGCAGCACAGCCGCAACCTGTTGCTGGTCGAGCGCCGCATCAGCGATGACACCCTGGTGCGCCAGCGCGCGCGCATCCGCCCGATCGCCAGTCCGGAGGGCGCGTGCTGTGTCGAGCGCCTGATGGAGCCTTACCCGTCCATGCTGGAGCGCCAACTGGCGCGGATGCACGAGCGCCGCGCCTGA
- a CDS encoding HDOD domain-containing protein — MPIETKVPSQAPSSLEAWIKLLDGVRVPVPKESHDRVLQAINDSRRSLRDIAELMQDSPALVLCVLREANHPANASQAEPAESLEIALNRLGLARVSQLLARLPSLPADEIPPVLRQFLLISQHATQQANGLFASRLARLWQEIHWGSLLFLSPLWPLALVYPKLLDTWELRVIHKGEEAAEVEQQLFGVRIMQLCQAMAEHWRLPEWVTQGYRLLMDEREQLAQVLNIAREQDPLVQQQRLDEEPALRRWFNQPPNTVLLANGLALAAQVGWDNPHLLRWQLLTALYLQTTLDDVQQQVHQQAAASARHHARHALFHPAEALIWPWHQRRPHPDMLTPPPPSTEDLGRWRRLCQELLAQPSPFSNTVHLATQAREALLACGMQRLMLLSLDKATDYLRVQQTAGLPKEAGVIALPIAQNKLLQKLMSKAGQLRLTPENHAQFTALLPAPLRAFFRSEHLLLRSLAVGDQVLMLAVADQDGKPLADVSVQAFGKTVQCIERALALFGNRHS, encoded by the coding sequence ATGCCAATTGAAACCAAGGTGCCAAGTCAGGCTCCGTCGAGTCTAGAGGCCTGGATCAAGCTGCTCGACGGGGTCCGCGTACCGGTGCCGAAAGAGAGCCATGATCGGGTGCTGCAGGCTATCAACGACAGCCGTCGCTCCCTGCGCGATATCGCCGAACTGATGCAGGATAGCCCCGCGCTGGTGCTCTGCGTGTTGCGCGAGGCCAACCACCCGGCCAACGCCAGCCAGGCCGAACCGGCCGAGAGCCTGGAAATAGCCCTGAACCGCCTTGGCCTGGCCCGCGTCAGCCAACTGCTGGCACGCCTGCCATCGCTGCCGGCCGACGAGATCCCGCCGGTGCTGCGCCAGTTCCTGCTGATCAGCCAGCATGCCACCCAGCAAGCCAACGGCCTGTTCGCCAGCCGCCTGGCGCGCCTGTGGCAGGAAATCCACTGGGGCAGCCTGCTGTTCCTCTCGCCCCTGTGGCCGCTGGCCCTGGTCTATCCCAAGCTGCTGGATACCTGGGAGCTGCGAGTTATCCACAAGGGCGAGGAAGCCGCTGAAGTCGAACAGCAACTGTTCGGCGTGCGCATCATGCAACTGTGCCAGGCCATGGCCGAGCACTGGCGCCTGCCCGAGTGGGTGACCCAGGGTTACCGCCTGCTGATGGACGAGCGCGAACAGCTGGCGCAGGTGCTGAACATCGCCCGCGAGCAGGACCCGCTTGTCCAGCAGCAGCGCCTGGACGAAGAGCCGGCCCTGCGCCGCTGGTTCAACCAGCCCCCGAATACCGTGCTGCTGGCCAACGGCCTTGCCCTGGCCGCCCAGGTCGGCTGGGACAATCCGCATTTGCTGCGCTGGCAGCTGCTTACCGCCCTCTATCTGCAGACCACGCTGGACGATGTCCAGCAGCAGGTTCACCAGCAGGCCGCGGCCAGTGCCCGCCATCACGCCCGGCATGCCCTGTTCCACCCGGCCGAGGCGCTGATCTGGCCTTGGCACCAGCGCCGTCCACACCCGGACATGCTCACGCCGCCACCGCCCAGCACCGAGGACCTTGGTCGCTGGCGCAGGTTGTGCCAGGAGTTGCTCGCCCAGCCGAGCCCGTTCAGCAATACCGTACACCTGGCCACCCAGGCCCGCGAAGCGCTGCTGGCGTGCGGCATGCAGCGTCTGATGCTGCTGAGCCTGGACAAGGCTACCGACTACCTGCGGGTGCAGCAGACTGCGGGTCTGCCCAAGGAAGCCGGCGTCATTGCGTTGCCGATCGCGCAGAACAAACTCCTGCAGAAACTGATGAGCAAGGCCGGGCAATTGCGCCTGACGCCCGAAAATCACGCCCAGTTCACCGCACTGCTGCCGGCGCCACTGCGCGCATTCTTCCGCAGCGAACACCTGCTGCTGCGCTCGCTGGCGGTCGGCGACCAGGTGCTGATGCTGGCGGTGGCGGACCAGGACGGCAAACCGCTGGCCGATGTCAGCGTGCAGGCATTCGGTAAAACCGTACAATGCATCGAGCGCGCCCTGGCCCTCTTCGGCAACCGCCATTCATGA